A single region of the Chryseobacterium culicis genome encodes:
- the sucD gene encoding succinate--CoA ligase subunit alpha, producing MSILVNKDSKVIVQGFTGNEGTFHAGQMIEYGTNVVGGVTPGKGGSEHLGKPVFNTVADAVEKAGANVSIIFVPPAFAADAIMEAAEAGIKVIVCITEGIPVADMVKVKSYIADRDCRLIGPNCPGIITSEEAKIGIMPGFVFKKGKVGIVSKSGTLTYEAADQVVRAGYGISTAIGIGGDPIIGTTTREALELFINDPETEAVVMIGEIGGGLEAEAARWYKASGSNKPVVGFIAGQTAPKGRTMGHAGAIVGGAEDTAQAKMEIMRENGINVVDSPADIGATVAKILG from the coding sequence ATGTCAATTTTAGTAAACAAAGATTCTAAAGTAATTGTACAAGGATTTACAGGAAATGAAGGAACTTTCCACGCTGGTCAGATGATTGAATACGGAACAAACGTAGTAGGTGGTGTTACTCCAGGAAAAGGAGGTAGCGAGCACTTAGGAAAACCGGTATTTAATACAGTAGCTGACGCTGTTGAAAAAGCAGGAGCAAACGTAAGTATCATTTTCGTACCACCGGCATTCGCAGCAGACGCTATCATGGAAGCTGCTGAAGCAGGAATTAAAGTGATTGTATGTATTACTGAAGGAATTCCTGTAGCTGATATGGTAAAAGTAAAATCTTACATCGCTGACAGAGACTGCAGATTAATCGGACCAAACTGCCCTGGAATCATTACTTCTGAAGAAGCTAAAATTGGTATTATGCCAGGTTTCGTTTTCAAAAAAGGAAAAGTAGGGATCGTTTCAAAATCAGGAACCCTTACTTACGAAGCTGCTGACCAGGTAGTAAGAGCTGGTTACGGTATTTCTACAGCAATTGGTATCGGTGGTGACCCAATCATCGGAACAACAACAAGAGAAGCATTAGAGCTATTCATTAATGACCCTGAAACTGAAGCAGTTGTAATGATTGGTGAAATCGGTGGAGGTCTTGAAGCTGAAGCTGCAAGATGGTACAAAGCAAGCGGATCTAACAAGCCGGTTGTAGGTTTCATCGCTGGACAGACAGCTCCAAAAGGAAGAACAATGGGACACGCAGGTGCTATCGTTGGTGGTGCTGAAGATACAGCTCAGGCAAAAATGGAAATCATGAGAGAAAACGGTATCAACGTTGTAGATTCTCCAGCTGATATCGGTGCTACTGTAGCAAAAATTCTTGGATAA
- a CDS encoding porin family protein has translation MKKLLLASALTLSALSFAQVQWKSTRFGVTGGLNYSRVSNAHNPSGPRYTFQAGALALIPVGKANQFFIQPEVLYYGAGETGKDKDAKGVSGYDAVYANNYLSVPLYFKGYFSEAESEFFGLIGPRFNFLLSQNVKDVPVSRPYYDPDVTDPNQPSGVNGKAKSFNWGLGLGVGYSYKRQLEVALKYDLGLGDTYPGLAKETKGTDKKKSEQVIALTLSYIFK, from the coding sequence ATGAAAAAACTTTTATTAGCCTCAGCTTTAACTCTTTCTGCCTTATCTTTTGCACAGGTGCAATGGAAAAGTACAAGATTTGGAGTTACAGGAGGTTTAAACTACTCCAGAGTATCTAACGCCCACAATCCTTCAGGCCCAAGATACACTTTCCAAGCTGGAGCATTGGCATTGATTCCCGTAGGAAAGGCAAACCAATTCTTTATTCAGCCTGAAGTTCTGTACTATGGTGCAGGAGAAACAGGTAAAGATAAAGATGCTAAAGGGGTAAGCGGTTATGATGCAGTATATGCTAATAACTACCTGAGTGTTCCTCTTTATTTCAAAGGATATTTCTCTGAAGCTGAATCAGAATTCTTTGGATTAATAGGACCTAGATTTAACTTCTTACTGAGCCAGAACGTAAAAGACGTTCCTGTAAGCAGACCTTATTATGACCCGGATGTTACTGATCCTAACCAGCCGTCAGGCGTAAATGGAAAGGCAAAGAGCTTTAACTGGGGACTTGGACTGGGAGTAGGATATAGCTACAAAAGACAACTTGAAGTAGCTTTAAAATATGACCTAGGTCTAGGAGATACTTATCCTGGTCTCGCTAAAGAAACCAAGGGTACTGATAAGAAAAAATCAGAACAGGTAATTGCACTTACTTTAAGCTACATATTCAAATAG